Proteins from a genomic interval of Flavobacteriales bacterium:
- a CDS encoding HNH endonuclease: protein MNIFTRDKYSCQYCCKRFRTEELTFDHVVPIAKGGTKTWENIVTACWRCNNKKSGRTPEEAHMHLKKKPQKPRWNPTLTIMIGIRNAPESWRDYL from the coding sequence ATCAATATTTTTACCCGCGATAAATATTCGTGCCAGTACTGTTGTAAACGGTTCCGCACCGAAGAACTCACGTTCGACCACGTAGTGCCGATTGCCAAAGGCGGCACAAAAACCTGGGAAAACATCGTGACGGCGTGTTGGCGCTGTAATAATAAAAAGAGCGGGCGAACCCCGGAAGAAGCGCATATGCACTTGAAGAAGAAACCACAAAAGCCGAGATGGAACCCCACCCTCACCATCATGATCGGTATCCGGAATGCTCCGGAAAGTTGGCGGGATTACCTCT